Proteins encoded by one window of bacterium:
- a CDS encoding DUF1326 domain-containing protein: protein MKKYIALLFVIAIPISFLHAQKSDPKTGWSMNATAIEACSCPLFCQCYFNTKPAGHAEHGNIKHFCRTNMAYRINRGQYGSVQLDGIKFWIAADVGSDFSTGEMEWSILTFDKRTTPKQREGIQLIVSSLFPVKWKSFRTAEGTINSWSYSKDFAYASLDGGKTGEIKLKRFPGMTSDPVKVTNLKYWAAPRNEGFLLMQNEVEAYRVGPNAFEFKGTSGFVITIDMKSRDFARATGS from the coding sequence ATGAAGAAATACATTGCACTTTTATTTGTCATCGCGATTCCTATTTCATTTTTGCATGCGCAAAAAAGCGATCCAAAGACAGGTTGGAGCATGAATGCCACAGCCATCGAAGCATGCAGCTGCCCGCTATTTTGCCAGTGCTATTTCAATACAAAACCTGCCGGCCATGCGGAACATGGAAACATCAAACACTTTTGCCGTACTAACATGGCATACCGGATCAACCGCGGGCAATATGGTTCGGTTCAGCTCGATGGGATCAAGTTCTGGATTGCGGCGGACGTCGGAAGCGATTTCTCAACAGGTGAAATGGAGTGGTCCATTCTTACCTTCGATAAAAGGACGACGCCAAAACAGCGGGAGGGGATTCAACTCATCGTTTCCAGCTTGTTTCCCGTAAAGTGGAAGTCCTTTCGAACAGCAGAAGGAACGATCAACAGCTGGTCATACAGTAAGGATTTCGCCTATGCTTCACTCGATGGAGGAAAAACCGGTGAAATCAAATTGAAGCGCTTTCCGGGTATGACCTCGGATCCAGTCAAAGTAACCAACCTGAAATACTGGGCGGCGCCGCGCAACGAAGGTTTCCTGTTAATGCAAAATGAAGTCGAAGCATACCGCGTAGGGCCGAACGCTTTTGAATTCAAAGGAACAAGCGGTTTTGTGATTACGATCGACATGAAATCCAGGGACTTTGCCCGCGCCACCGGAAGTTAA
- a CDS encoding PIN domain-containing protein, producing MGESPVKVLLDTSIYIPHINDGVTHPNLAIKSGRPLVYMSAVVMQELYTGALDPVTSKLLDRLYRTFKTIGRLVTPLSGDWRYAGKVISKMGAKYGFENLFLSRLLNDALIALTARRIGAFVVTANTKDFLKLKEFVNFKLD from the coding sequence ATGGGAGAGTCGCCGGTTAAGGTTCTACTCGATACCTCAATTTACATCCCTCACATTAACGATGGCGTCACGCATCCCAATCTTGCTATCAAATCGGGAAGGCCACTCGTGTACATGAGCGCTGTCGTAATGCAGGAACTGTATACGGGAGCGTTGGATCCGGTCACTTCCAAGCTGCTTGATCGACTTTATCGGACGTTCAAGACGATAGGACGCCTTGTTACGCCGTTATCCGGTGACTGGAGATATGCCGGGAAAGTGATTTCAAAAATGGGAGCAAAATATGGTTTCGAAAACTTGTTCCTCTCCCGTCTATTGAATGATGCCCTGATCGCTCTTACCGCTCGTCGTATCGGAGCGTTTGTCGTTACAGCAAACACGAAAGATTTCCTGAAACTTAAGGAATTTGTAAACTTTAAGCTCGATTGA